A stretch of the Arvicola amphibius chromosome 8, mArvAmp1.2, whole genome shotgun sequence genome encodes the following:
- the LOC119820573 gene encoding cytochrome P450 2A3 isoform X2 has product MLASGLLLVTVLAFLIVLVFMSVWKQRKFSGKLPPGPTPLPFIGNYLQLNTEQMYNSLMKISERYGPVFTIYLGPRRIVVLCGQEAVKEALVDQAEEFSGRGEQATFDWLFKGYGVAFSSGERAKQLRRFSIATLRDFGVGKRGIEERIQEEAGFLLETFRKTNGALIDPTFYLSRTVSNVISSIVFGDRFDYEDKEFLSLLRMMLGSFQFTATSTGQLYEMFSSVMKHLPGPQQQAFKELQGLEDFITKKEKKNPNTEFYMKNLVLTTLNLFFAGTETVSTTLRYGFLLLMKHPDVEAKVQEEIDRVIGKNRQPKYEDRLKMPYTEAVIHEIQRFGDMIPMGLARRVTKDTKFRDFLIPKGTEVFPMLGSVLRDPKFFSNPKDFNPNHFLDDKGQFKKSDAFVPFSIGKRYCFGEGLARMELFLFLTNILQNFRFRSPQAPQDIDVSPRLVGFATIPPNYTMSFLSR; this is encoded by the exons ATGCTGGCCTCGGGACTGCTCCTGGTGACTGTGCTGGCCTTCCTTATTGTCCTGGTCTTCATGTCTGTCTGGAAGCAGAGGAAATTTTCAGGGAAGCTGCCTCCAGGACCCACCCCACTGCCCTTCATCGGAAACTACCTTCAGCTGAACACAGAGCAGATGTACAACTCCCTCATGAAG ATCAGCGAACGCTACGGTCCCGTGTTCACCATCTACCTGGGGCCTCGCCGAATTGTGGTACTATGTGGACAGGAAGCAGTCAAGGAGGCTCTGGTGGACCAAGCTGAGGAATTCAGTGGGCGTGGCGAACAAGCCACCTTTGACTGGCTCTTCAAAGGCTATG GCGTTGCCTTCAGCAGCGGGGAGCGCGCTAAGCAGCTGCGGCGCTTCTCCATCGCCACACTGCGAGACTTCGGTGTGGGTAAGCGTGGCATTGAGGAGCGCATCCAAGAGGAGGCGGGCTTTCTCCTGGAGACATTCCGGAAGACAAACG GTGCTCTCATTGACCCTACCTTCTACCTGAGCAGAACAGTTTCCAACGTCATTAGCTCCATCGTTTTCGGGGACCGCTTTGACTATGAGGACAAAGAGTTCCTGTCACTGCTGAGAATGATGCTGGGAAGCTTCCAGTTCACAGCTACCTCCACTGGGCAG CTCTACGAGATGTTCTCTTCAGTGATGAAGCACCTGCCAGGGCCACAGCAACAGGCCTTTAAGGAACTGCAGGGGCTGGAAGATTTCATAACCAAGAAG GAGAAGAAGAACCCCAATACAGAGTTCTATATGAAGAACTTAGTGCTGACGACACTGAACCTCTTCTTTGCCGGTACAGAGACTGTCAGCACCACCCTTCGCTATGGCTTTCTGTTGCTCATGAAGCACCCAGATGTGGAGG CCAAAGTCCAAGAGGAGATCGACAGGGTGATTGGCAAGAACCGGCAGCCCAAATATGAGGACCGCTTGAAGATGCCCTACACAGAGGCTGTCATCCATGAGATCCAGAGATTTGGCGACATGATCCCCATGGGCCTGGCTCGCAGGGTCACCAAGGACACCAAGTTCCGGGACTTCCTCATTCCCAAG GGCACTGAGGTGTTTCCTATGCTGGGCTCTGTTCTGAGGGACCCGAAGTTCTTCTCCAACCCCAAAGACTTCAACCCAAATCACTTCTTGGATGACAAGGGACAATTTAAGAAGAGTGATGCATTTGTACCCTTTTCCATAG GAAAACGGTACTGCTTCGGGGAAGGACTGGCTAGAATggagctctttctcttcctcacaaACATCCTGCAGAATTTCCGCTTCAGGTCCCCACAGGCACCCCAGGATATCGATGTGTCCCCTAGACTCGTGGGCTTTGCCACAATCCCACCAAACTACACCATGAGTTTCTTGTCCCGTTGA
- the LOC119820573 gene encoding cytochrome P450 2A3 isoform X1 has protein sequence MLASGLLLVTVLAFLIVLVFMSVWKQRKFSGKLPPGPTPLPFIGNYLQLNTEQMYNSLMKISERYGPVFTIYLGPRRIVVLCGQEAVKEALVDQAEEFSGRGEQATFDWLFKGYGVAFSSGERAKQLRRFSIATLRDFGVGKRGIEERIQEEAGFLLETFRKTNGALIDPTFYLSRTVSNVISSIVFGDRFDYEDKEFLSLLRMMLGSFQFTATSTGQLYEMFSSVMKHLPGPQQQAFKELQGLEDFITKKVEQNQSTLDPNSPRDFIDSFLIRMQEEKKNPNTEFYMKNLVLTTLNLFFAGTETVSTTLRYGFLLLMKHPDVEAKVQEEIDRVIGKNRQPKYEDRLKMPYTEAVIHEIQRFGDMIPMGLARRVTKDTKFRDFLIPKGTEVFPMLGSVLRDPKFFSNPKDFNPNHFLDDKGQFKKSDAFVPFSIGKRYCFGEGLARMELFLFLTNILQNFRFRSPQAPQDIDVSPRLVGFATIPPNYTMSFLSR, from the exons ATGCTGGCCTCGGGACTGCTCCTGGTGACTGTGCTGGCCTTCCTTATTGTCCTGGTCTTCATGTCTGTCTGGAAGCAGAGGAAATTTTCAGGGAAGCTGCCTCCAGGACCCACCCCACTGCCCTTCATCGGAAACTACCTTCAGCTGAACACAGAGCAGATGTACAACTCCCTCATGAAG ATCAGCGAACGCTACGGTCCCGTGTTCACCATCTACCTGGGGCCTCGCCGAATTGTGGTACTATGTGGACAGGAAGCAGTCAAGGAGGCTCTGGTGGACCAAGCTGAGGAATTCAGTGGGCGTGGCGAACAAGCCACCTTTGACTGGCTCTTCAAAGGCTATG GCGTTGCCTTCAGCAGCGGGGAGCGCGCTAAGCAGCTGCGGCGCTTCTCCATCGCCACACTGCGAGACTTCGGTGTGGGTAAGCGTGGCATTGAGGAGCGCATCCAAGAGGAGGCGGGCTTTCTCCTGGAGACATTCCGGAAGACAAACG GTGCTCTCATTGACCCTACCTTCTACCTGAGCAGAACAGTTTCCAACGTCATTAGCTCCATCGTTTTCGGGGACCGCTTTGACTATGAGGACAAAGAGTTCCTGTCACTGCTGAGAATGATGCTGGGAAGCTTCCAGTTCACAGCTACCTCCACTGGGCAG CTCTACGAGATGTTCTCTTCAGTGATGAAGCACCTGCCAGGGCCACAGCAACAGGCCTTTAAGGAACTGCAGGGGCTGGAAGATTTCATAACCAAGAAGGTTGAACAGAACCAGAGTACCCTGGATCCCAATTCCCCAAGGGACTTCATTGACTCCTTCCTCATCCGCATGCAGGAG GAGAAGAAGAACCCCAATACAGAGTTCTATATGAAGAACTTAGTGCTGACGACACTGAACCTCTTCTTTGCCGGTACAGAGACTGTCAGCACCACCCTTCGCTATGGCTTTCTGTTGCTCATGAAGCACCCAGATGTGGAGG CCAAAGTCCAAGAGGAGATCGACAGGGTGATTGGCAAGAACCGGCAGCCCAAATATGAGGACCGCTTGAAGATGCCCTACACAGAGGCTGTCATCCATGAGATCCAGAGATTTGGCGACATGATCCCCATGGGCCTGGCTCGCAGGGTCACCAAGGACACCAAGTTCCGGGACTTCCTCATTCCCAAG GGCACTGAGGTGTTTCCTATGCTGGGCTCTGTTCTGAGGGACCCGAAGTTCTTCTCCAACCCCAAAGACTTCAACCCAAATCACTTCTTGGATGACAAGGGACAATTTAAGAAGAGTGATGCATTTGTACCCTTTTCCATAG GAAAACGGTACTGCTTCGGGGAAGGACTGGCTAGAATggagctctttctcttcctcacaaACATCCTGCAGAATTTCCGCTTCAGGTCCCCACAGGCACCCCAGGATATCGATGTGTCCCCTAGACTCGTGGGCTTTGCCACAATCCCACCAAACTACACCATGAGTTTCTTGTCCCGTTGA